A single Flavobacterium sp. 1 DNA region contains:
- a CDS encoding phosphonatase-like hydrolase → MKQEIELVVFDMAGTTVDEENIVYKTVQKVINDEGYNVSLKEVLNYGAGKEKHQAILDVLKECTNLEIVELTAHKVFLNFKAALELAYSNLDIKTFEGTEALFKDLRDKNIKVVLNTGYDFVTAKKILIKLGWSIGETIDALVTSDDVENGRPAGDMILKAMEITGITDAKKVLKVGDSAIDIEEGKSAQCGMTAGVLTGAQTREQIQSADPTFILNDLTELRAILF, encoded by the coding sequence ATGAAGCAAGAAATAGAACTGGTTGTATTTGATATGGCCGGAACAACTGTTGACGAAGAAAATATAGTGTATAAAACAGTACAAAAAGTAATTAATGATGAAGGTTATAATGTATCACTAAAAGAGGTTTTGAATTATGGAGCGGGTAAGGAAAAACACCAAGCTATTTTGGATGTTTTAAAAGAATGTACCAATTTAGAGATTGTTGAATTAACGGCTCATAAAGTATTTTTGAATTTTAAAGCAGCATTAGAACTCGCTTATTCTAATTTAGACATTAAAACGTTTGAAGGCACTGAAGCATTATTTAAGGATCTAAGAGATAAAAATATAAAAGTAGTTCTAAATACGGGCTATGATTTTGTTACGGCAAAAAAAATACTAATTAAACTAGGCTGGTCAATAGGAGAAACCATTGATGCTTTGGTAACTTCTGATGATGTTGAGAACGGGAGACCTGCTGGAGATATGATTCTGAAAGCGATGGAAATTACGGGTATTACCGATGCTAAAAAAGTCTTAAAAGTTGGAGATTCTGCAATTGACATTGAGGAAGGGAAAAGTGCTCAATGTGGAATGACGGCAGGAGTTTTGACTGGTGCACAGACCAGAGAGCAAATTCAAAGTGCGGATCCAACTTTTATATTGAATGACTTAACCGAATTAAGAGCGATACTCTTTTAA
- a CDS encoding XRE family transcriptional regulator, giving the protein MNDYLIGIGKRIKDIRKKNKKTISTVANTAEVSNGLISRIENGRTIPSLPVLLNIINALEIEVSDFFEGMPKPTGENYLVSRAQDNYIIEKEDDTKGFTYQYIFAKQLSSIGFEAVLLEVQPNSKREKVETDAYEYKYMLSGECVYVIGEDEVLLKEGDSIFYDGRIPHVPVNRSNVSTKMLVLYFFLNTQRG; this is encoded by the coding sequence ATGAACGACTACTTAATTGGAATAGGGAAAAGAATAAAAGATATTCGAAAAAAAAATAAAAAAACAATCAGTACAGTTGCAAATACAGCCGAGGTGAGTAATGGTCTGATATCGAGAATTGAGAACGGAAGGACAATACCTTCACTTCCAGTTTTATTGAATATTATTAATGCCCTTGAAATTGAAGTTTCAGATTTCTTTGAAGGGATGCCAAAACCTACAGGAGAAAATTATCTAGTTTCACGTGCGCAAGACAATTATATCATTGAAAAAGAAGACGATACAAAAGGATTTACATATCAATATATCTTTGCAAAACAGCTTTCTTCGATTGGTTTTGAGGCCGTATTACTAGAGGTGCAGCCAAATTCTAAAAGAGAAAAAGTTGAAACCGATGCTTACGAATACAAATACATGCTTTCTGGAGAATGTGTATACGTAATCGGAGAAGATGAAGTACTACTAAAAGAAGGCGACTCTATTTTTTATGATGGCAGAATTCCACATGTTCCTGTAAACCGTAGCAACGTTTCCACCAAAATGTTAGTGCTGTATTTTTTTTTAAATACACAAAGAGGATAA